GCAAGCGACGAAAGCCCTCGCCGCGCTCGCGGTCGCTGACCGGGATATCCGCGCTCTCCGCACCACCCGCGCGGATAGTGCCCGCTCAGGCGACTCACGGCGCGAGCGCGCCTCGCCCTTTCAATCCGCCAGGGGCCCCAACCGCTCCGCACAGCACCGTAGACAGCCACACACCTCCCCAGCCGATTGCGCTCCGCGCGCCTGCGGCGTGCGGTGCTCATCCCTCGCGCGGCTGTTTCGAGCGGTCCGCCAAGAGGCGGACACGCCCGACAGCACGCGCCACCGCAACCGCCGACCGCTCACTCCATTACCTCTACTGAGCATCCGCGCGCTGAAGGCGCGCGGTTCGACCGAGCGCGACCGGAGGGAGCGCTCGGCCTTTTTTACCCATCTTTTTTGCTCGGGGGTGCCCGCAGCGGCCTTCGGCCGCGAGGACACCCCCGAGTCAAAAAGATGGTTTTTGAGGGTCGCGCTCCAACGCTGTGACATGGCAACACACGAGGCCACGGTCGAGGGCGTCGGCGTCGGCGTCGGCGACGACGGCCCGGGCCACCCGGTCGTCCTCCTGCGCGTCCGCGAGGAACTGGTCCCCATCTTCGTCAGCGCCGACCAGGCCCAGTCGATGCAACACGCCCTGGACGGGACGCCCTTCGAGCGACCGCTCACCCACGATCTGTTCGTCGACATGGTCGCCGAGTTCGGCGCGGCTATCGATCGCATCCGCATCGACGACCTGGCCGACGGTACCTTCTACGCGAAGGTCGACACCGAGCAGTACGGCGACGAGGGGCGTTCGGAGATGGTCTTCGACGCTCGCCCCAGCGACGGCATCGCGCTCGCGCTCCGCGTCGATTGCCCGATCATCGTCTCCGACGAGGTGATCGACGAGGCCGGCCGCGACCCCGACGAACTCGGCTTCGTCGACGAGGAGGAGGCCCGCCGCGAACACGACATCGGCGAGGAAGGATTCGACTTCGGCGACGACGAGGACGACCCCGACTTCGGCGACGACGACCCGTTCTGAGACGGAGTATCGCGGGACAGTCCGGGATCGACGCACGCGGTCGTGCAGTCGACCCGGAAAGCGCTTGCAACAATCCGTATGAGGGGGTTTTCCGTCTCGAACCCCGAAGAGAGGTATGGGATCCGACGGCCTCATCGAACTCGACCAAGAGACGTGGGTCGTGCTGGCGAAGTACAACCTACTGTTGGCGACGCTGTTCGGTGTCCTCGCGCTCGTCTCGCGGACGATGCTCGACGGGAACCAGCCGATGCTCGTCGAGAACGGTGCCCTCGCCGTCCTCTTCGGCGCCGTCCAGACCTACGCCTGGCTGTCGGCGTGAGCGGGGCAGTACTCGGGACAGGGTCGCCCCTTCTGTAACAGTTATCGGCTCGCCGGTCGAACTCGGATCAGATGGACATCGCAGACCGGTACGCGCGCGTCGTGACCGAGCGGAGCCTGTTGGTCGTCGTCGTGTTGTTGCTCGCGACGGGCGCCGTGGGGGCCGGCGTGGGGTCGGTCGACACCGGTCTCACGATCGCGAGTTTCGCCAGCGACTCGACGGAGGCCCAGAAACTCGACTACGCCGAGACGAACTTCACGACCGCAGGCGAGAACACCACCGTCGCGCAGGTCGTCGTCCGCGGCGAGAACGTCCTCTCGAAGGCGTCGCTGGTCGAGACGCTACGCCTCCAGCGGACGTTCCGCGAGAACGCGACCGTCAACGCCTCGCTCGCGCCCGGCCAGTCGACCGCCGGGATCGAAAACCTCGTCGCGACGGCCGCGATCCGCGCCGAAGCCGCGAATGGGGGTGGCTCCGCTGCCGGTCGGGCCGGCACCCCGCCCGCGTCGCCGTCGCTCGACGCCCAGATCGAACAGCTAGAGGGGATGTCACCCGCGGAGGTCGAAGCGGTCGTCGCGCAGGTCCTCGACCCCGAGCGCCAGACCGCGGGGCCGGTCGACCCGTACACGCTACTGGCGACGAGCTACGAGGCGGGGGCGACGAGCGCCGACGGGCGGGTCACCTTCGTCTTCCAGAACGCGCCCGAGAGCGCCGACGGGCTACCCGAGTCGACGGTCGAAGGGCAACTGGCGATGGCGGCGCTGACCGACGAGGGGGTCACCTCGACCGACGCGTTCGTCTTCGGGCCGGCGGTCGTCGACGAGCGGTCGGGCCAGGCCACCGGCGAGAGCTTCGCGCTCATCTCGCCGGTCGCACTGCTGCTCATCCTGATCGTCCTCGGCGTCGCCTACCGCGACATCGTCGACGTGCTGCTCGGACTGGTCGGCGTCGCGCTCGTGCTCGTCTGGATGGGCGGGTTCATGGGCTGGGCGGGCATCGGCGTCACGCAGATCCTCATCGCCGTCCCGTTCCTGCTCATCGGCCTCTCGATCGACTACGCGTTGCACGTCGTGATGCGCTATCGGGAGGCCCAGGCCGACGATCCGGATCGGACGCCTCGGGAGGCGATGCGCGTCGGGCTGGCCGGCGTCGTCGTCGCCATCGGTGCGGCGACGTTCACGACGGCCGTCGGGTTCAGCGCCAACGCCGTCAGCCCGCTGCAGTCGATCCGGGAGTTCGGCATCACCAGCGCCGCGGGCATCGTCTCGGCGTTCGTCGTCTTCGGCGCGCTCTTGCCCGCACTCAAGCTGCTGACCGAGCGCGCGTTCGGTCGGGTGGGTCTGGCGCGCCAGCGACGCGCGTTCGGTCGCGAAGGTCGCGTCGGCGAGGTGCTGCGCGTCGGCGCGACCGTGGCCCGGCGCGCGCCCGTCGCGGTCGTCCTCGTCGCGCTGCTGGTCAGTGCCGGGGGCGGCTACGCCGCGACGAACATCGACACCTCCATCGACCAGGTCGACTTCCTG
This DNA window, taken from Halosimplex litoreum, encodes the following:
- a CDS encoding efflux RND transporter permease subunit, with translation MDIADRYARVVTERSLLVVVVLLLATGAVGAGVGSVDTGLTIASFASDSTEAQKLDYAETNFTTAGENTTVAQVVVRGENVLSKASLVETLRLQRTFRENATVNASLAPGQSTAGIENLVATAAIRAEAANGGGSAAGRAGTPPASPSLDAQIEQLEGMSPAEVEAVVAQVLDPERQTAGPVDPYTLLATSYEAGATSADGRVTFVFQNAPESADGLPESTVEGQLAMAALTDEGVTSTDAFVFGPAVVDERSGQATGESFALISPVALLLILIVLGVAYRDIVDVLLGLVGVALVLVWMGGFMGWAGIGVTQILIAVPFLLIGLSIDYALHVVMRYREAQADDPDRTPREAMRVGLAGVVVAIGAATFTTAVGFSANAVSPLQSIREFGITSAAGIVSAFVVFGALLPALKLLTERAFGRVGLARQRRAFGREGRVGEVLRVGATVARRAPVAVVLVALLVSAGGGYAATNIDTSIDQVDFLPRDSPEWMDSVPEPFRPGDYAVREQAIYLNEQFVRSQDRSEAVFLVEGPVTDPDTLERLAAGRDRLANATTPVTLANDEQRVAGPLETIRAVAERNETVAAQLDASDGNGDGVPDRDLAALYDAVYAAAPTEASATVYREGGEYRALRTTVAIRGGADTGVVTEEMRAVADTVESGSALTVTATGTPIVQELVQRGLLRTLVEGFLITLGVITLFLTGIFRARYGAASLGAVVVVPVVFALAWLVGTMYLLGISFNTETAIIASIAIGLGVDYAIHVGERFVHERETAGSSEAALDRTLRGTGGALLASAVTTASGFGVLLLALVPSLQRFGLVTSLAIAYSFVASVLVLPSLLVLWDRYTEGSADVGEGEEAVAAAD
- a CDS encoding bifunctional nuclease family protein, with amino-acid sequence MATHEATVEGVGVGVGDDGPGHPVVLLRVREELVPIFVSADQAQSMQHALDGTPFERPLTHDLFVDMVAEFGAAIDRIRIDDLADGTFYAKVDTEQYGDEGRSEMVFDARPSDGIALALRVDCPIIVSDEVIDEAGRDPDELGFVDEEEARREHDIGEEGFDFGDDEDDPDFGDDDPF